In one window of Cellulophaga sp. HaHa_2_95 DNA:
- a CDS encoding ThuA domain-containing protein has translation MKSVFSGILLGALFLTLGSCATTKVVDQQVVLNHPEPLKISKTKLEALKSKVLVFTKTAGFRHGSIEKGVATIRELGLANKFEVYQTEDSLQFNAANLKKYQLVLFLSTTGDVLGDEQQVAFENYIKNGGSYLGIHAATDTEYEWPWYGELVGAYFLNHPKQQQATLDIINGNHSATKHLESTWSHFDEWYNFKNINPSLNVLLKLDETSYEGGKNGDNHPIAWFHEFDGGRAFYTGLGHTNAAFDDVNFRQHLLGGIEWCLKR, from the coding sequence ATGAAATCTGTTTTTTCTGGGATTCTTCTGGGGGCTCTATTTTTAACCTTAGGTTCTTGCGCTACAACGAAGGTTGTAGATCAGCAAGTGGTGTTAAATCACCCGGAACCTTTAAAAATTTCAAAAACTAAATTAGAAGCATTAAAGTCTAAAGTTTTAGTATTTACTAAAACCGCTGGCTTTAGGCATGGATCTATAGAAAAAGGAGTAGCTACCATTAGAGAATTAGGTCTAGCCAATAAATTTGAGGTGTACCAAACCGAGGATTCATTGCAGTTTAATGCTGCAAATCTTAAAAAATACCAATTAGTTTTATTTCTTAGTACTACTGGAGATGTTTTAGGTGATGAGCAGCAAGTAGCTTTTGAGAATTATATCAAAAACGGCGGTAGTTACTTGGGTATTCATGCTGCTACCGATACGGAATATGAATGGCCTTGGTATGGTGAATTGGTGGGGGCATATTTTTTAAATCATCCAAAACAACAGCAAGCAACATTAGATATTATTAATGGAAATCACTCAGCTACAAAGCATTTAGAGAGCACTTGGAGCCATTTTGATGAGTGGTATAATTTTAAAAATATAAATCCATCTTTAAATGTGTTACTTAAGTTAGATGAAACAAGTTATGAAGGTGGTAAAAATGGAGATAATCATCCTATTGCCTGGTTTCATGAATTTGATGGCGGTAGAGCTTTTTATACCGGATTAGGTCATACCAATGCTGCTTTTGATGACGTTAATTTTAGACAACATTTATTAGGTGGTATAGAATGGTGTTTGAAGCGATAA
- a CDS encoding helix-turn-helix transcriptional regulator, whose translation MEEINDAQGSFEEVLIDEGFFALKIQNDSIDIQKVSKQIDSSFIQFHFCLKGSAKFIFNDGRYALEVPEENSLLLYNTQIDLPLNLELSPNSWIVSVVMTIRKFHSLFSKEADYIPFLNKDNKDKKYYSQEGFSPAIAVILSQMMNYNLHPSIKELYIKGKVYELISLYFNKSSDADLEQCPFLVDEDNVRRIRKAKEIIISRMAEPPTLTELSDEIGLPIKKLKEGFKQIYGDSVFSFLFDYKMEYARKMLESGQHNVNEVGLKVGYSTSSHFIAAFKKKYGTTPKKYLMALAG comes from the coding sequence ATGGAGGAAATAAATGACGCTCAAGGTTCATTTGAAGAGGTGTTGATTGATGAAGGTTTTTTCGCATTAAAAATTCAGAATGATAGTATTGATATTCAAAAAGTTAGCAAGCAAATAGACAGTTCCTTCATTCAGTTTCATTTTTGTTTGAAGGGTAGTGCTAAGTTTATTTTTAATGATGGGCGCTATGCATTAGAAGTGCCTGAGGAGAATTCGCTTTTGCTCTATAACACGCAAATAGATTTACCTCTTAATTTAGAACTGAGTCCAAATTCATGGATTGTATCTGTAGTAATGACTATTCGTAAGTTTCATTCTCTATTCTCTAAAGAGGCAGATTACATTCCGTTCTTAAATAAAGATAATAAAGACAAAAAATATTACAGTCAAGAAGGTTTTAGTCCTGCAATAGCGGTAATTCTTAGTCAGATGATGAATTACAATCTTCATCCTTCTATAAAAGAACTATATATAAAAGGAAAGGTTTATGAGCTTATTTCTCTCTATTTTAATAAAAGTTCAGATGCAGATTTAGAACAATGTCCTTTCTTGGTGGACGAGGACAATGTACGGAGAATCCGTAAGGCAAAAGAAATTATTATTTCCAGAATGGCAGAGCCACCTACGCTCACCGAACTTTCGGATGAAATAGGGCTGCCTATAAAAAAATTAAAAGAAGGCTTTAAACAAATTTATGGTGATTCTGTTTTTAGTTTTTTATTCGATTATAAAATGGAGTATGCGCGTAAGATGTTAGAAAGCGGTCAGCATAATGTAAATGAAGTAGGTCTTAAGGTGGGGTACAGTACTTCGAGTCACTTTATAGCGGCTTTTAAGAAGAAGTATGGTACTACGCCAAAGAAATATTTAATGGCATTGGCCGGATAA
- the hemA gene encoding glutamyl-tRNA reductase gives MKDYHISKHNSFYTIGLNYKKADAEIRGKFSLNELAIDSLLTQAKGQGIDGLLVTSTCNRTELYGFAQHPFQLIKLLCDNTLGTVEEFQEVAYVYKNNDAISHLFKVGTGLDSQILGDFEIISQLRQSFNRSKKLEIANPFLERLCNSVIQASKKIKNETEISSGATSVSFASVQYIMRNVPEISTKNILLFGTGKIGRNTCENLIKHTANSHITLINRTKDKAEKVAGKFNLVVKDYGDLQTEIRNTDVLIVATGAQSPTISKELIYTKKPLLILDLSIPKNVSDDVTELPNVTLIHLDHLSQMTDETLEKRKQFIPEAEAIIEQIKEEFIQWLETRKFAPVIKALKKKLKVMKDEELNFQSKKLSDFNSVQADIVSERIIQKITKQFANHLKGDDIDADNSLALIQKVFQLEVESK, from the coding sequence ATGAAAGATTATCACATTTCTAAACACAACTCGTTTTATACGATTGGACTCAACTACAAAAAGGCCGATGCCGAAATTCGTGGTAAGTTCAGTTTAAACGAATTAGCTATAGACAGTTTACTGACACAGGCTAAAGGCCAAGGCATAGATGGACTCTTAGTTACATCAACATGTAACAGAACGGAACTATACGGTTTTGCACAACACCCTTTTCAACTTATAAAATTACTTTGCGACAATACCTTAGGTACTGTTGAAGAATTTCAAGAAGTAGCTTACGTGTATAAAAATAATGATGCCATTAGTCATTTATTTAAAGTAGGTACAGGCTTAGATAGTCAGATTCTTGGAGATTTTGAAATTATAAGTCAATTACGACAGAGCTTTAATCGCTCTAAAAAATTAGAAATTGCAAATCCGTTTTTAGAACGCCTTTGCAACTCAGTGATACAAGCTAGTAAAAAGATAAAGAACGAAACCGAAATTTCTTCAGGAGCTACTTCCGTATCCTTTGCTTCAGTTCAGTACATCATGAGAAATGTGCCAGAAATTTCAACAAAGAATATTTTATTATTTGGAACAGGTAAAATAGGAAGAAACACCTGTGAAAACTTAATTAAACATACAGCAAACTCTCACATTACACTTATCAACAGAACAAAAGATAAAGCAGAGAAAGTTGCAGGAAAATTTAACCTAGTCGTAAAAGACTACGGAGATTTACAAACAGAAATTAGAAATACTGATGTATTAATTGTCGCTACAGGCGCACAATCACCCACAATTTCTAAGGAGTTAATATACACAAAGAAACCTTTATTAATTTTAGATTTATCTATTCCGAAAAATGTTTCTGATGATGTTACTGAGTTACCAAACGTAACGCTAATACATTTAGATCATCTTTCGCAAATGACTGATGAAACGCTAGAAAAAAGAAAGCAGTTTATTCCTGAGGCAGAAGCTATTATTGAGCAAATAAAAGAAGAATTTATCCAGTGGTTAGAAACTAGAAAATTTGCTCCCGTTATAAAAGCATTGAAAAAGAAGCTTAAAGTAATGAAAGATGAAGAACTCAACTTTCAAAGTAAGAAGTTATCTGATTTTAATTCCGTTCAAGCAGACATTGTTTCTGAACGTATTATTCAAAAAATTACCAAACAATTCGCAAATCACTTAAAAGGCGATGATATTGATGCTGATAACAGTTTGGCATTAATTCAAAAAGTGTTTCAATTAGAAGTAGAAAGTAAATGA
- the hemC gene encoding hydroxymethylbilane synthase, translating to MSKIIRIGTRDSELALWQAKTVQKQLKEQGYQSVLVPVKSIGDLVLDKPLHELGITGVFTKTLDIAMLKGEIDIAVHSMKDVPTVLPKGIVQAAVLKRGNYMDILAFKNNEEFLGQKEAVIATGSLRRKAQWLNRYPSHKIVDLRGNVQTRAEKLDNNDWNGAIFAAAGLERVGLEFENTIGLTWMVPAPAQGAVVVVALEDDEFSKNACKELNHKETETCTTLERKFLNLLEGGCTAPIGALAIIKDTNISLKGVLLSVDGKKKIEVEFTSKLGKHENLAEACVERIFSRGGKLLMSEIAGITKEPVVFSTKKLTTEQAERFDSKIAVASEDFIQISLNRIPRLTLKAAHKNVIITSQNAVEALIASINPEELKFENIYCVGRKTKRLIERRIGKVTHFENSAKELAEYLVEHIDGTTASYFCSNIRLDELPSILAAHKIELTEIEAYSTKKSPVKVAKSIKGVLFYSPSTIESYLQENTSDVVAYCIGDTTATEAKKHFSKVHIAKMPTLEYVIDLVNKDYE from the coding sequence ATGAGTAAGATAATCCGCATTGGAACACGTGATAGTGAATTGGCACTATGGCAAGCAAAAACCGTACAGAAACAATTAAAAGAACAAGGATACCAATCGGTATTAGTTCCTGTTAAATCTATAGGTGATTTGGTTTTAGACAAGCCACTTCATGAATTAGGCATTACTGGTGTGTTTACAAAAACATTAGACATTGCAATGCTTAAAGGCGAAATTGATATTGCTGTACATTCTATGAAAGATGTACCAACAGTATTGCCAAAAGGTATTGTACAAGCTGCTGTTTTAAAGCGCGGTAATTACATGGATATTTTAGCTTTTAAAAATAACGAAGAGTTTCTTGGACAGAAAGAAGCGGTTATTGCCACCGGAAGCTTACGAAGAAAAGCACAATGGCTTAATAGATACCCAAGTCATAAGATTGTAGACTTACGTGGTAACGTTCAAACAAGAGCAGAGAAACTAGATAACAATGACTGGAACGGCGCCATATTTGCGGCAGCTGGTCTAGAACGTGTTGGTTTAGAATTTGAAAATACTATAGGATTAACATGGATGGTTCCTGCCCCTGCTCAAGGCGCAGTGGTTGTCGTTGCCTTGGAGGACGATGAGTTTTCTAAAAATGCGTGTAAGGAATTAAACCATAAAGAAACTGAAACCTGTACCACTTTAGAACGTAAGTTCTTAAACCTTTTAGAAGGCGGTTGTACCGCTCCTATTGGAGCCTTAGCTATAATTAAGGATACCAACATAAGTTTAAAAGGAGTTCTACTAAGTGTTGACGGAAAGAAAAAAATTGAAGTAGAATTTACCTCAAAATTAGGCAAACACGAAAACTTAGCCGAAGCATGTGTAGAACGCATATTTAGCCGTGGTGGAAAATTATTAATGAGTGAAATTGCAGGAATCACGAAAGAACCTGTTGTTTTTTCTACTAAAAAATTAACTACGGAACAAGCAGAGCGTTTTGATTCCAAAATAGCGGTAGCTTCAGAAGATTTCATTCAAATTAGTTTAAATAGAATTCCAAGACTTACTCTAAAGGCAGCGCATAAAAACGTAATAATTACAAGCCAAAATGCTGTTGAGGCGTTGATTGCTAGCATTAATCCTGAAGAGCTCAAGTTTGAAAATATCTATTGCGTGGGTCGTAAAACCAAACGTTTAATAGAAAGAAGAATTGGAAAGGTTACTCATTTTGAAAATAGCGCAAAGGAGCTAGCAGAATATCTTGTAGAACACATAGACGGTACTACGGCAAGCTATTTCTGTAGCAACATACGCTTAGATGAATTACCTAGCATCTTAGCGGCTCATAAAATTGAACTTACCGAGATAGAAGCATATAGCACCAAAAAATCACCCGTTAAAGTAGCAAAATCTATAAAAGGCGTGCTCTTTTACAGCCCTTCTACCATAGAAAGCTATCTTCAAGAAAATACCTCTGATGTAGTTGCCTATTGTATTGGAGACACTACTGCTACGGAAGCTAAAAAACATTTCTCAAAAGTTCACATCGCTAAAATGCCTACCTTAGAGTATGTTATTGACTTAGTCAATAAAGACTACGAGTAA
- a CDS encoding TrkH family potassium uptake protein, translating to MWNKVRLSSLAVLFLDLGLVIFLIYDFGFKDYQDLRQYKLIVLPTLVLALILFNLYKYRLFKRQRKSNISPKINLYYLSLLVIVEVVTIISDFEISLFDSFFNVRYVIEYGLLFYFFIRISFLVRKIYAIYFNPAILFVGSFAIIALGGTFLLMLPASTTHGISFINALFTATSATSVTGLIVVDTAKDFTPFGQTVIMVVFQLGGLGMLTFTSFFAYFFKTGSSFRESLYMKDIMGNNDELGGIMKRVMQVVAFSLLVEALGAVLIYTSLPDSDTIPNQGFFAVFHAISAYCNAGFSLKSMGLYDINLRYNYYLQWILMALIIFGGLGYHIALNVIQYVKRFITNLFRSKNKIFISRVILLNTKIVLYTSALLIVCGTGFFLISEQHTNLVEHTNWFGKLTTSLFSSVTARTAGFNTVDYANFSIPGILFMIFLMWIGASPASTGGGIKTTTFAIATLNVFFVAKDQPYIEIGTRRIAAQSVRRAFAIIAISLASIGTGILFLLIFNPEFSLLQIAFEVFSAFSTVGVSMGITAALSDLSKVVLILLMFLGRIGLLNLMIGLLKNVSQADYSYPEENILIN from the coding sequence ATGTGGAATAAAGTCAGGTTATCTAGCCTTGCCGTTCTATTCTTAGATCTTGGCTTGGTAATCTTTTTAATTTACGACTTTGGTTTTAAAGACTACCAAGATTTAAGACAGTACAAATTAATTGTGCTGCCCACTTTAGTATTAGCACTAATCCTATTTAATCTCTATAAGTATAGGCTTTTTAAAAGGCAGCGCAAATCAAACATTAGCCCTAAAATAAATCTTTATTACCTCTCCCTACTCGTCATAGTAGAAGTGGTTACTATCATTAGCGATTTTGAAATCTCTTTGTTTGATAGTTTTTTTAATGTGCGTTATGTTATCGAGTACGGCCTTTTATTTTACTTTTTTATTCGTATCTCATTTTTAGTACGAAAAATATATGCCATCTACTTTAATCCTGCCATTTTGTTTGTTGGGAGTTTTGCCATCATCGCACTAGGAGGGACATTTTTGTTGATGTTACCAGCCTCTACTACTCACGGTATATCATTCATAAACGCTTTGTTTACCGCCACGAGCGCCACTTCTGTTACCGGATTAATTGTAGTAGATACTGCCAAAGATTTTACGCCTTTTGGGCAAACGGTTATCATGGTAGTCTTTCAATTAGGAGGCTTGGGGATGTTAACGTTTACCTCGTTTTTTGCTTATTTTTTTAAAACAGGATCGTCGTTTAGAGAAAGTCTTTATATGAAAGACATTATGGGAAATAATGATGAACTAGGCGGAATCATGAAAAGAGTAATGCAAGTTGTTGCTTTTTCATTACTAGTTGAAGCATTGGGCGCTGTTTTGATCTACACCTCCTTACCCGATTCTGATACCATACCTAATCAAGGATTTTTTGCCGTATTTCATGCCATATCAGCATATTGCAATGCAGGCTTCTCCTTAAAATCAATGGGCTTGTATGATATTAATCTTAGGTATAATTACTATTTACAATGGATACTAATGGCCCTCATCATTTTTGGAGGATTAGGGTACCACATTGCCCTTAATGTCATACAATATGTAAAAAGGTTTATCACCAACCTCTTTAGATCTAAAAATAAAATTTTTATATCTAGAGTCATTCTACTGAATACCAAAATTGTATTATACACTTCCGCTCTACTAATTGTTTGCGGAACTGGATTTTTCTTAATCTCTGAGCAACATACTAATTTAGTAGAACATACCAATTGGTTTGGAAAATTAACCACCTCATTATTCTCTTCTGTAACCGCAAGAACAGCTGGGTTTAACACCGTAGACTATGCTAATTTTAGTATTCCAGGCATCCTATTTATGATATTTCTAATGTGGATAGGAGCATCACCCGCCTCTACCGGTGGGGGAATTAAAACCACCACCTTTGCCATTGCCACATTGAACGTATTTTTCGTCGCCAAAGACCAACCATATATAGAAATAGGAACACGAAGAATCGCAGCACAATCTGTACGTAGAGCTTTTGCTATTATAGCCATTTCATTAGCTAGTATTGGAACAGGTATCTTATTTTTGCTCATATTTAACCCAGAATTTAGTTTGTTACAAATAGCCTTTGAAGTATTTTCTGCCTTTAGTACCGTTGGCGTCTCTATGGGAATTACCGCTGCACTTTCAGACCTAAGTAAGGTGGTCTTAATTTTATTGATGTTTTTAGGAAGAATAGGCCTCTTAAATCTAATGATTGGATTATTGAAAAATGTGAGTCAGGCAGACTACAGTTATCCTGAAGAAAATATATTAATTAATTAA
- a CDS encoding TrkA family potassium uptake protein → MKIIVIGLGNFGMSAAINLSNTNNEVIAVDVDPEKISQIKDQVAHAVAFDAKKESAYNSLPLKNTDLVVIAIGDRNGTAIMSTAIIKKLTNAKIIARASSPIEDTILQAMGVDQIIHPEREFAEKFTKTINLDGSIDNFEVDEDHLVSEIEVPKDLIGTTILASKFRENYDVNIITIIRQQKKKNILGSTYTKKDVLGTPDPNTVLQKGDILVVFGKDKNIKRILK, encoded by the coding sequence ATGAAAATTATAGTTATCGGACTTGGAAATTTTGGAATGTCGGCTGCCATCAACCTATCAAACACCAACAATGAAGTAATTGCGGTAGATGTGGACCCTGAGAAAATCAGTCAAATAAAAGATCAAGTAGCACATGCAGTAGCCTTTGATGCCAAAAAAGAATCTGCATATAATTCATTACCCTTAAAAAATACAGATTTAGTTGTTATTGCTATTGGAGATAGAAATGGCACAGCTATTATGAGTACTGCCATTATAAAGAAATTAACCAATGCTAAAATAATTGCAAGAGCGTCTTCCCCTATTGAAGACACCATCTTACAAGCCATGGGTGTAGATCAAATTATACATCCTGAAAGAGAATTTGCAGAGAAATTCACAAAAACCATTAATTTAGATGGGAGCATTGATAATTTTGAAGTAGATGAGGACCATTTAGTTTCAGAAATTGAAGTCCCAAAAGACCTGATAGGCACAACTATACTAGCCTCAAAATTTAGAGAAAATTACGATGTAAATATTATCACAATCATACGGCAACAAAAAAAGAAAAACATTTTAGGAAGTACTTACACAAAGAAAGACGTACTAGGGACACCAGATCCTAACACCGTCTTACAAAAAGGAGACATCCTAGTTGTGTTTGGTAAAGACAAAAACATTAAAAGAATATTAAAATAA
- the hemE gene encoding uroporphyrinogen decarboxylase, whose protein sequence is MIKNDLFLRALKGETVERPPVWMMRQAGRYLPEFMEIKKEYDFFTRCQTPELASEITVQPIRRYGMDAAILFSDILVIPQAMNIEVQMKPDFGPYLPNPIRTQKDVDAVIVPDVEIALDYVMKAIKATKEKLNDEVPLIGFAGSPWTILCYCVQGQGSKNFDKAKEFCFMQPLAAHQLLQKITDTTIAYLKAKVKAGVNAVQVFDSWGGMLSPTDYTEFSWNYIQQIIDALKEETPVIVFGKGCWFALGDMAKSGAAALGVDWTCSARNARYLTGGNITLQGNFDPARLLSPPADIKRMVTQMINEFGKDKYVVNLGHGILPNVPVDNARAFIDAVKEYKG, encoded by the coding sequence ATGATAAAAAACGATTTATTCTTACGCGCATTAAAAGGAGAAACTGTAGAACGTCCACCTGTATGGATGATGCGCCAAGCAGGTAGGTATTTACCTGAATTCATGGAAATTAAAAAAGAATATGATTTCTTTACAAGATGTCAAACTCCAGAATTGGCCTCTGAAATCACAGTACAACCCATTCGCAGATATGGCATGGATGCCGCTATTTTATTCTCTGATATCTTAGTGATCCCGCAGGCCATGAATATAGAGGTACAAATGAAGCCAGACTTTGGCCCGTATTTACCAAACCCTATTCGCACACAAAAAGATGTAGACGCTGTTATTGTTCCGGATGTAGAGATAGCCTTAGACTATGTAATGAAAGCTATTAAGGCCACTAAGGAGAAATTGAATGACGAGGTACCTTTAATTGGATTTGCAGGCTCTCCGTGGACTATTTTATGTTATTGCGTTCAAGGCCAAGGAAGCAAGAATTTTGATAAAGCCAAAGAATTTTGCTTTATGCAACCTCTTGCTGCACACCAATTGCTACAAAAAATAACAGATACCACTATAGCCTACTTAAAAGCTAAAGTAAAAGCGGGTGTTAATGCCGTTCAGGTATTTGATTCTTGGGGCGGAATGCTATCGCCTACAGATTATACCGAATTTTCATGGAACTATATTCAACAAATCATAGATGCTTTAAAAGAAGAAACACCAGTGATCGTTTTTGGTAAAGGTTGTTGGTTTGCCTTAGGTGATATGGCAAAATCTGGTGCAGCTGCTTTGGGTGTTGACTGGACTTGCTCTGCCAGAAATGCACGTTACTTAACAGGTGGTAATATAACCTTACAAGGAAATTTTGATCCTGCACGTTTGCTTTCACCACCAGCGGACATCAAGAGAATGGTTACCCAAATGATTAATGAATTTGGTAAAGATAAATATGTAGTGAATCTTGGTCATGGTATTTTGCCAAATGTTCCTGTAGATAACGCTAGAGCATTTATAGATGCCGTTAAGGAATATAAAGGATAA
- a CDS encoding EI24 domain-containing protein yields the protein MFKNILVGIKSYSGTFKLMKELKLWKYFFIPMVISLITASLIGVAAWSLSSSFGEFIATLWIWDFGKDTFTSISTLFSGLIILVVGFILYKHIVMALSAPFMSPVSEKIEAHLTGVENHDHKKTSFNEQLWRGIKINIRNLGKELLYTLPLLLLKLIPVVNIFSAIALFLLQAYYAGFGSMDYTLERHFNYKDSIDFVRKNRGVAIGNGIIFMLFLFIPVIGIIIVLPLSVTAASIKTIGIIKKTN from the coding sequence ATGTTCAAAAATATTCTAGTAGGTATAAAATCATATTCAGGCACATTTAAACTCATGAAAGAGCTTAAATTATGGAAGTATTTTTTTATACCGATGGTTATTAGTCTAATTACAGCATCGCTTATAGGAGTAGCTGCTTGGAGCCTATCAAGTAGTTTTGGAGAATTTATAGCTACTTTGTGGATTTGGGATTTTGGTAAAGACACCTTCACCTCTATCTCAACATTATTTAGTGGGCTTATAATTCTAGTAGTGGGCTTTATCCTTTACAAACATATTGTAATGGCGCTTTCTGCACCATTTATGAGCCCTGTTTCTGAAAAAATTGAAGCACATTTAACAGGTGTTGAAAACCATGATCATAAAAAGACATCATTTAATGAACAATTATGGCGCGGAATAAAAATCAATATTAGAAACTTAGGGAAAGAATTATTATACACCCTTCCGTTGCTATTGTTGAAACTCATTCCGGTAGTCAACATATTTTCAGCAATAGCGCTCTTTCTGTTACAAGCCTATTATGCAGGCTTTGGTAGTATGGATTATACTCTAGAACGTCATTTTAATTATAAAGACAGTATAGATTTTGTACGCAAAAACAGAGGTGTTGCCATAGGAAATGGAATAATTTTTATGCTGTTTTTATTTATACCTGTAATTGGCATCATCATTGTGCTACCGCTTTCTGTTACTGCGGCATCAATAAAAACTATCGGTATTATAAAAAAAACCAATTAG
- a CDS encoding GNAT family N-acetyltransferase produces the protein MIIDCETYTIESISIKDNWRICNFAVTNTDRLKRYFPKTLEQNLTPTLSEIFVSQKVKDFEDKTEFLFTLKEKEKRTIIGLVYVKNIDYEIKRAELAYGIDYEYEGKGITSKTVRYISDWAHKELGIKTLQIITHKTNTGSVKVAENNNYVWVKTLPKEHTPPNEAPLDMELYELHYER, from the coding sequence ATGATAATTGATTGCGAAACATATACTATTGAAAGCATTTCAATTAAGGATAATTGGAGAATTTGTAATTTTGCAGTAACGAATACGGACCGGTTGAAGCGCTATTTTCCGAAAACCTTAGAACAAAATTTAACACCGACCCTTTCAGAAATATTTGTTTCCCAAAAAGTCAAAGACTTTGAAGACAAAACAGAATTTTTATTTACATTAAAAGAAAAAGAGAAGAGAACCATTATAGGTTTAGTTTACGTAAAAAATATAGATTACGAAATAAAGCGTGCAGAATTGGCTTATGGTATTGATTATGAATACGAAGGCAAAGGAATTACCTCTAAAACCGTACGGTATATTTCTGACTGGGCTCATAAAGAATTAGGAATAAAAACATTACAAATCATTACCCACAAAACAAATACAGGTAGTGTAAAGGTGGCAGAAAACAACAACTATGTTTGGGTAAAAACACTGCCAAAAGAGCACACACCACCAAATGAAGCTCCGTTAGATATGGAACTATATGAATTACATTATGAAAGATAA
- the hemF gene encoding oxygen-dependent coproporphyrinogen oxidase codes for MKDKFYAYIQTLQDTITSKLEEVDGAVKFQEDIWERPEGGGGRTRVIENGAVFEKGGVNISGVHGDLPESMQQYFGVKDADFFACGLSLVLHPKNPMVPTVHANWRYFEMYDKEGTIVDQWFGGGQDLTPYYLFEEDAVHFHSTCKKACDAHNPEFYSKYKKRCDEYFWNTHRDEGRGLGGLFFDYCKATDEMKMQDWYNFVTEVGDSFLEAYVPIVIKNKEKAYTPEQRTWQEIRRGRYVEFNLVHDKGTLFGLKTNGRIESILMSLPPHVQWVYDHQPEKGSEEEKLLAVLKNPKDWI; via the coding sequence ATGAAAGATAAGTTTTACGCATATATTCAAACATTACAAGATACCATTACCTCAAAATTAGAAGAAGTAGATGGGGCTGTAAAATTTCAAGAAGATATTTGGGAACGTCCAGAAGGTGGTGGCGGTAGAACACGTGTCATAGAAAACGGCGCTGTTTTTGAAAAAGGAGGTGTCAATATCTCTGGCGTACATGGCGACCTACCCGAAAGTATGCAACAATATTTTGGCGTAAAAGACGCCGACTTTTTTGCTTGTGGACTAAGTTTAGTACTGCATCCTAAAAACCCAATGGTACCAACAGTGCATGCCAATTGGCGTTATTTTGAAATGTATGATAAAGAAGGTACTATTGTAGATCAATGGTTTGGCGGTGGTCAAGACCTAACACCTTATTATCTTTTTGAAGAAGATGCCGTGCATTTTCATTCGACATGCAAGAAGGCATGTGATGCTCATAATCCTGAATTTTACAGCAAGTATAAGAAACGATGCGACGAATATTTCTGGAATACCCATAGAGATGAAGGGCGTGGTCTAGGCGGACTCTTTTTTGATTACTGCAAAGCTACCGATGAGATGAAAATGCAAGACTGGTATAACTTTGTAACCGAAGTGGGCGATAGCTTCCTAGAAGCATATGTACCAATCGTTATAAAAAATAAAGAAAAAGCGTACACCCCGGAACAACGTACGTGGCAAGAAATTCGCCGCGGCCGTTATGTTGAGTTTAATCTAGTGCACGATAAAGGCACCTTGTTTGGACTAAAAACAAACGGGCGCATTGAAAGTATTTTAATGAGCCTACCACCACACGTTCAGTGGGTGTATGATCATCAACCCGAGAAAGGTAGTGAAGAAGAAAAATTATTAGCTGTGCTCAAAAATCCTAAAGACTGGATTTAA